Genomic segment of Sphingopyxis lindanitolerans:
GTTGCAGGCGTTGGCGAAGAATGGCGTTCGCGTCGTTTCGACCCGGCATGAGACCGGCACCGTGTGCGCTGCCGATGGCTATGCGCGGATTGCCCGCAAGCCCGGACTGGCGCTTATCAAGGAAGAGCAGGGATTGGCCAACGCCGTGACCGGCATTCTCACCGCCCAAAAAGCGGGAACACCCGTGGTGATATTGGTGGGCTGCCGTCCCGCCAGCGCGACCGAGGTGCATCATGAAGGCGAGGATGATCCGCTTGCGATGGTACGGCCTATGGCCAAATGGGTGCATATGGCGCCCAACCCCGAGCGGATGGCAGCATTTCTCGCCGAAGCCTTTCATCAGGCAAGCACTGGCCGACCCGGCGTCGCCATATTGGGTATCCGTCAAGAGTTCGGCCGTGCCATGGTGTCGGCGGCCGCGCCCCATCCCATGTCGGCGCCCGCGTCGCCGCCAGCGCCCGAAGCGACCGCCATCGCTGCCGCCGCCGCGGCATTGTGCCACGCTCAACGCCCGATGATCCTGGCCGGAGGCGGTGCGTACCGCGCCGATGCCGGGCCTGCGCTGCGCCGACTGGCGGCGCGGCTGGGTGCTCCGGTCCTGGGCCATGCGCAGGGCCGGGGCCTGGTCCCGGAAGACGATATGTTGGGCTTCGGCTGGCCACTGGCACAGGTGGCGGCGCGCGAGGCCGATGTGGTGCTATGCGTGGGCATGCGGCTGGGCCAGCGCTTCAATCATGGTTTGGCGCCGCGCTTTTCGCCCGATGCCCTGTTCATCCAGATCGATACCGTGGCCGAGGAGTTCGGGCGGGGGCGGCCGATTGACATTCCCATCGTCGCCGATGCGCGGCTCGGCACAGAAGCGCTCTGCGAGGCCCTGGGCGACGGAAAGCCGCGCGATGCGGGCTGGGTGCGACACGCCATGGCCGCGCGGCTTGCGCGGCTTGCCGAGCTGGAAGCCGAAGGGAACGGGCCCATCCACCCGCTCACATTGTGCCGCAGGCTGATGGACCGATGGCCGGAAGATGCGATCTATGTGGGCGATGGCGCGGACATCCAAAACTGGATGTTGGGGACGCTGCGTCTGCCGCGCGGCGGCGCTTTTATCGATCATTATCCGTTCGGGTCCATGGGCGTGGGGACACCGCTTGCCCTCGGCGCGTCGGCGGCGGCGCGCGAGGTTGCCGAGTTGACCGATGCACCCCCGCGCCCGGTCATTTTGGTTACCGGCGACGGCTCTTTCGGCTTCTACTGTGCTGAGCTGAACAGCGCGAAGCTCGCGGACTTGCAGCTGGCCGTGGTCGTTTCAAACGACGGCGCATGGGGCACCGAAAAGCATGGACACATCAAATTGTTCAACGATTCCTATAATTGCGAACTGGGGCAGGCGGATTACCATCTGATTGCGCATGCCTTTGATTGTGGGGGTGAGCGGGTGGATGAGAGCGGCGACATCGCCGGCGCGATCGACCGCATGCTTGCAGCAAAGCTGCCTTATGTTCTGAATGTGCTGACAGATCCCATGGCCGGAGCGGCGCGCAAGACCGACCCACGCGTCGTCACCGTGGCCTTTGAAGATATCGTCCAACCCGACGGCTCATCCTCCTCCGCCGTGCTTTAATGGAGCGCGACTGGGGGGTGTTCGGACGATGCTGGCTGCACGGGCTTCGGCACCGGCTGATCCTTAGCTCTTCAGGTCGTTGGCAGGCTTCACCAGGGCAATTCATCCCCATTGAAGCGCAGGAAGCGGCGACCGTCCTCTGGCGTCATGGCCTCGATATACGCCGCCAGCCCGTCACCACTCTCCCGTGCCGGGATCTTTGGAACCGGCAGTGCCTGCGTCAGATCGGTATCTACAAAGCCTGGGCTTACCACCGCCACCGTCACACCTTGCTGCGCCAGGTCGGCCCCGATAGAACGCATGGCCATATTCAGCGCGGCCTTGCTGGTCCGATAGAAATAATTTCCGCCCCCAGCGCGAGTGATCGATCCCAGACTGCTTGAAATGGCGACTGCCTTACGCCCCTCGCCACGCAAAAGATGCGGCAGGAAAGCCTCCAGAACCGCCACAGGTGCGAGCAGATTGATGTCCAGAACCCGCCGCCAGGCGGCATAGTCCAGATGGCCAATGCGGGTATCGCGATACGCGATGCCGGCATTATTCACCAGAATGTCGATCGCCCTGTCGGCAAGGGAGTCGGCGCAGTGCGCGATGCTGGCGGGGTCGCCGACGTCCAGGGCATGAATCTCCAACACGCCTTCCAGCGCCTGCAGATCGTGCGCATTGTCCGGGTCGCGGCAAGTTGCGATGACATGGTGGCCGCGGCGCAAAAACGCCCGGCTGATTTCAAAGCCGATCCCACGACTTGCGCCCGTCACCAATATCGTGGTCAAAACTTTCCCCTTCCATCCGTCAGTTGTATCTATATACAGTCATCTTAAATTCCCTAATATCTTTTTATATCGTGTCTGAAGGAGCGCGCGCCGATGATTACACTTGTGCAGGAGCCATGGCTCGCATCGCAGATCGACGATTTGACGCGTGTTGTCGCGATGGCCTGCTCAGCCGATGTTCCGGGCACGGATCGGCTCCTCCTCCTGCCACTCGCCCAGCCGGAAGCCGGTATCGACGCCGCGGCTGCGCTGGCTGCATTGTCTGCCCTCGCGTGCAACGCCGGTGTCCATCTGGCGGGCGCTACACGCTGGATGGTAGGCGACGTGGCTCGAACCGAAGGCTTCCTGATCGCTCCCGATGGCGCCATCCTGCTTCGTGTTGGCAAGACTCTGCCGGACCTTGTTGCGGGCTATGGCGAAGCCGATGTCGATCTGGGGCGTCTACGTGATTTTCCGGTCGTCGTCACGCCATTTGGCAAGATCGGGCTGTTGGTTGGAGAGGATATCCTCTCGCCACATCTGGCGCGGATGACCGCCCAGGTCGGCGGAGAAATCATTCTGAACCCGGCTGTTGAACGGAGCGACATGTTTTTTGAAGCGCGGCAAAAGGCGCGTGCTTCACGGGCCTATGAAAATCTTTGTCTTGTCCTTTGCGCTTCGCCAAGCCGGGCGGAAACGGCTGAACTAGGCTGCGAACGCTTGCCCAGCGCCACCGCGGCCTATGACCCTGCCGGTCTCGCCATCGCTGCATCACGCGGTGATGAGAGCTTCGTGACGCTGGACCCGGATGTGCAATCGGTGCGCCGTCGCCGCAACGAAACCTATGCCAATTTCCCGGTGGTCGTGCGCACCGGTCTTTATGCTGGCGGATATTCGCGCTTTGCCGCAGCCGAGCATGGGCCCATCCAGAGCCGGACAGCCTGGCGCGAGGAAGGCATGCGCCGGGTCGCAGCCCAGCCGCGTTCCAGCATCGAGGGGCGGCTGGATCGCTATGATGTCGTGCTGGGACAAATGGACCTCATGTCGGTCCATGATCTGGGTGAACGCGACGCGGTTCTCGATCATAACGTCGAGCGGGCTATCGCGCTCGTGCGCGGCATGGCGCGTTCGCCCTCGGTGAAGCTCGTCGTTTTTCCCGAATTCTTCATGCAGGGCGTCGTGACAGGTCGGCCGCTCGATTATTGGCTGAAAGTCAGCGTGCGCATCGACGGGCCGGAGATGGCCAAGCTGCAAGCCTTCGCGCGTGACAGTTCGGTGTTCGTTTCGGGCATGGTCTATGAGTTCGATCCCGAATGGCCCGAACGCTATTTCAACACCGCGTTCATCATCGATGATTCAGGAAATCTCATCCACCGCTACCGCAAAATCCATGGTGCCGACACCGGCCTGCTCTCGCTCACGACACCGGGGAATATCTATACCGATTATGTTGCGCGGGACGGCTATGATGCGCTGTTCCCCGTTGCCGACACGAAGATCGGAAAGCTGGGAACCGTGGTCTGCTACGACATGAACTTTCCAGAAACGGCGCGCGAACTGGCGCGGCGCGGCGCGGAAGTCATCATCCATCCGACGTCGGAACCGCATAATGCCCGCCGCCATGGTTGGGATATCGGCCGCCGCACGCGCGCGTTCGAGAATCTGGCCTATGTCATCTCCTGCGGCACGGGTGGTCAGTATGTGGCGCCGGGCGACGCTGTCCCATCGCCCGCCAAACGCGGGCATTCCAAAATTGTGCGGTTCGATGGTCGCCTGGAAGCGGTTGCCGATGGCCCCGGCCATCTGCCGCTGATGGGGCCGGTCGACCTCGGCTCGCTTCGCCACGCGCGGTCCGACGCGCGCCGCAACCTTCTGGTCTGGGACGAGCCATCCGCTTATGCCGCCGCCTATGCCGCCGCCGGCCAGCGCGGCTACCCCCTCGACATGTGGCTCGACACACCGATGCGCGAAGCCCGTCAAGGGCTGGACGTGACGCGCAAAGTCATCCGTCGCTACTTCGACACCGGCGTCTTTACGGAGCCCGAAGGCGTGCCGGTAGCCGAGCAGGACATGGGATCCATGTATGGCGCGGTAGAGAAAGCAAAATAGCCGAAATGCGCGCGCCGCCAGAGCCTCGGCGGCGCGCGCATGATGTCACCAGCCGGTGAGCGTGCGTACGATGGCGGCTGGATCATCGGGCTCCCCGGCACCCCGCCACCCAACATGGCCATCCGGGCGCACCAAAACGAAAGGCTGTTCGTAAAGTGCGGCGATTTCCGGATCGGCAATCCGCTCGACGCGAACCGGCACCCCCGCCTGTGCGAACGCATCGATAAGGCTCGGCAGTTCGGTCGTTTCGTTCGCAAGGACCAGCAGCACAAAAATGTCCCCTACGAGATCGAGCGTGCTGCGCCCATCGTCAAGCCAGGCGTGTGGCGCACGCGATCCCGGCCAAGTGGATGGCGTGAGCCGCGACGGGTCGTCAGCGGGCTCGAGCGTGCCATCGGCGACAATGATATCCGAGGCCACATAGCGATACCCCAGATGAACGCCAGCGCTGCTAAACTGGCGCGAAAGCCAGCGGATTTTGCGCCCAAGTTCGGCGCGATCGAGCGCCGCGGCTTCGCCCGGCAGGTCAATGCCTTCGGGCGTCTCGTCCATCACCATGTCGGTCTTGTCGGAATTGGTCGCCGACACGATGCTATTGCGGACCGCGATGGGTTTGCGCTCGCGCTCATAGCTGTCGAGCAGGCGAGGCCCGCCCCAGCCCTTCAAGACGGCCTCCAGTTTCCAGGCCAGGTCGCAGGCATCGCCGATGCCGGTGTTCATGCCGACGCCGCCGGTTGGCGCAAACAGATGCGCGGAATCGCCGAGCAGGAAGACTCTATCGTCCCGCCACTTGCGGGCTACGGATTGATGATGGCTCCAGTGCGTGATGTTGAGCAACTCGAAATCGAAGGGCTTGCCCATGGCGCGAAACAGGATCGCCTCCGGGTCGATCGGTTCCGCTTGTCGGGCCGGGTCCAGGAAATAATATTGAAAATTCCATAGCTCCTCACCGTCGATGGCCGTGAAAACGCCGAAACAATCTGGTGTGAAGACGAAATAGAGATTGGCCAGGCCGCGGCCGTGCACTTCGAGAAAGTCCTTGCTGCGGAAAAACAGACTCACATTTGAGCGCATCTTGCCGCGCCCGTTGCGGCGAATGCCGAGCTGGCGACGGATGGGGCCGACGCCGCCCTCGCAATTGGCCAGATAGAGGGCGCTGATGTCCTCTTTCGCGTCGGTTTCGATATGGACGACATGGCCGGTCACGCCGTCAGCATCCTGCGTGAACCTCTCGCAGCGCCAGCCCTGGCGAAGGTCGATGAACGCGCCGAGTTCGGCGACCTTGGCCAGCAATACGGGCTCCAGCGCCTGCTGGCCGATCTGGGTTTTGCCATAGGGCGACCAGCGCATTTCGGCGAAGCGCGCCGCAGCGACCGGATCGCGCGTCATCATTTCGCGGATGGAGGGAGACTGCACACGGTACAGTTCCTGGCCCGCCAGCCGGGTCGTGAAGATGATATAATATGGATTGTCCGCCGGAATCGCCGCGTCATAGACCGACCGATCCATCCCCCACCGCCGAAACAACTCCATCGACCGCGCGCCAAGCAATGTTGCCTTGGGGTGCGCCATCGGTTCGGAGCGCTCCTCGATAACGATGCTCTTGATGCCGCGATGCGCCAGATCGATTGCCAGCGTGAGCCCGACTGGGCCGCCTCCAACAATGAGAACGGGTGTCATGATGCTGGAAGCGCCCATCTAGGAACCAACGTCCGATAATGGCCGCCCAGGTTTGACGCGCAAAGACACGTCACAGCTCGTAAAAGGCTCCACGCCGGTCGCCGTGACCCGGAGTTGGTCCTCGACGTGGATCGCGCCCCAGCCAAGCTCGCGATAGGGCATGTCGATGGTGAAAACCATGTTTTCCAGGAAAACGAACTCGCCCTGTCCGCCGGGGAGCTGCGGGCCAACGGGAAGCGGGTGGTCCGAATGTTCAAGGCCGACCGAATGCGGTGTTGCAAACAAATAGCCCGGAAAGCCCGCTTTGTGGATAGCATCGATCAGCGCGGTCGTAACCGCGTTGCCCGTGACGCCGGGCTTAATCATCTTGTACGCGACCTCGCAGCCGATCTCGACCGCTCGCATCCGCTGCAGCAACTCCGCGCTCGGCTCTCCACAAATAGCCACCCGGCCGAGATCGCCATGGTAGCCGCGCAGTTCGCACAGCGCATCAAAGGTAATCGAATGGCCTTCGACAACCACGTCGGTGGTTTGCGACGGGACGAGTTGGCCACAGGCGAGATAGATCGCGCGGCCGCCACCGCGGGCGATCTCGACATTGTAGATGGATTGCAATTCGGCGAAGGTCATGCCCGGCGATAGGGCCGCCAGCACGGTCTCCATCGCCTGCTCGTTCAACCGCGCCGCTGCACGCAGCCGGTCCAATTCATCGCGCGATTTAACCATCCGCACCTCGCGGAAGATATTGAGCGCGTCGCGGACCTCGATATCCGGCATCCCTATCTCTTCCAGCCACGGGCCGATGCGTGGATCGTCACATCCGATGACGGCGCGTTCGAGGCCGGCGTCTCGCAGGGCCTGCTTGAGCGCGTAGAGCGGATTTGCCGCGTGGCCGCCGCGCGCGGCTTCGATCCGGCTGAGATAGGCTTCGTCGGATGGGGAGATGCCTTCCGGCCGGATTGGCCAGCGCATGACGTCGTCGACCGCTTCCGGATCCTCCACATCGGGATCAAAATCGCGCCGGTCCTTGTGGATTGGATGGAGATAGGCCCGGATATTGGGCATCCAGGTCGCATCCGGGCTTCTGGCGAGGCGATGATATTCGATGCCGTTGACGATCAGCGCGGCTGGCGCCTCCGCACGCCGCGGCAGCAGCGCATAATTGTAGAACAGTCGCCCCATGCGCATCAGGGGCCCTCGATAGTCACTGAGATACTCGATGTTAATCGGCGTGACCGCGACGAGTGCGTCCAGGCCATGGCGGTCCATCACCTCATTGGCGCGTTCCCTGTTAATCAGCATGTTGCAATCGAACTCCCAAATTCGAGTTGACTTAATAGTAATACATCTAATATGTCAATGGCCAGGGGCTGCGGCGCACGTTAGGGCAATATTTATGGCGCGACTTGGGAACGCAATCGCCTTGGGCGCGGCTTCCGCGGTGCCGCAGGTGCGCGGGATGATGTGGCCGCAATGATGCCCGAAGATGTCGTCCTGATGATCCGAAAGTGCCCACGCGTTGCGTAATCCGGGGGGCGTTTTGTCGAACTTGCTGCGGCGGGCAGCAACAGGTGTCCGCGATCTCGCCTTGGTCACCTTGGCGACGACGACGGTTCTGTTCTTCCTCATTCGCCTGACCGGCGATCCGTCGGTAATGATCGCCGGTGAAAGCGCGACCCCGGCGCAGCTCGCCCAAGTCCGCGCGGCTTATGGTTTCGATCGCAGTCTGATCGAACAATATCTCGTGTATGCAGGGAAGGTGCTGCATTTCGATATGGGCGTGTCGTTGCAGGACGGCCAGTCGGCAATCCACAAAGTATTGCAGGCCTATCCGGCGACTCTCATGCTGGCGGCAGCGGCGATTACCGCCAATATCGTAATTTCCGTACCTATCGGCGCTTGGCTTGGTCAGAGCAGAGGCGCGGCAGCGCGGGTCGTTCGAATTGCCTTGAATGTCCTGCAAGGCATGCCCGGATTTGTCTCCGCTCTGTTGCTGGTGAATATCTTCGCGGTCGGCCTCGGATGGCTCCCGTCGGTGGGATATGGTCGACCCGAAACGTTGATTTTGCCGGTAGTTTCGGTCGTCTCGTTCATGGCACCGAAGCTCATTCGCGTCATTGAAGCCAATACCAGCGCTGCGCTGCGCTCCAATTTCGTACGCACGGCACGATCGATTGGCGCGTCAAACCGGCAGATCCTTTGGCGCCATGTCTTGCCGAACGCCTTATTGGGGGCCATCGCCCTGATCGGCGCCGAAATCGCCGCCATGCTGACGGGCCTCGTGATCATAGAAACAATTTTCGCCTGGCCAGGCATCGGCTGGTTGCTGGTGCAATCGACGCTCAACCTGGATTTTCCTGTGGTTCAGGCGATCGCGCTGGTGATGGTGGTCAGCGTCTTCCTGGCCAACGCGGCGACCGAAGCCCTGCAAACTCTGGCGGACCCGCGCCTGCGGACCAAGGGGCGACCGGAATGACGATCCGCCCGCACTGGACGACCCTTTTAATGGCGATCGTCGCAGGATTCTGTCTGTTGGTCATCCTGTTCGGCGGGCTGATCGAGACCGTTCTCGACCCTCGGGCCATGAACCTCGACTGGCGGTTGAGTCCGCCCCTCACCCATGGCTTTCTTCTGGGCTCCGACGCCTTCGGCCGCGATGTTGCCGCTCGAATGCTTGCGGGTCTGCGCTGGTCGGTCAGCATTGCCACGCTGGCGACGCTCATCGCCTCCGTGATTGGCGTCACGCTGGGTCTCGTGGCCGCGCGGCGCGAATCCTGGCTCAGCACATTGCTGCGCCAAATCACGACCTTCACACAAGCCTTTCCAGCCTTCGTGCTGGCCGTGACCGTCATCGCCATTCTTCGCGGCAATGGAATCCAGGCGGTCGTGCTGACACTCGGGCTGATCACTTGGCCGGTGTTCGCGCGCGTCGCCTATGCCGAAGGCCAGGCCATTTTTCAGCGCGAATATGTTCTGGCTGCCGCAATGATGGGCATGTCGCGCATGAGGCTATATCTGCGTCACGTGTTGCCGGGTCTCGTTCCGTCGCTGTCGGTGCTGATCGTCTTCCACTTCGCCGAAATGATCATCGCCGAAAGCGCGCTTTCGTTTTTGGGGATCGGCACGCCGATGGGCGCACCCACTTGGGGCGTGATGTTGAGCGAGAGCCAGACCTATATTCGCGATGCGCCCTGGCTGCTGATTGCGCCCGCAGGTGCCATCGTCACCCTCATCATGACCGCCCATCTCTTTGCCCAGCATCTGCGGACGCGCGCGCCATGACGCTGCAACCTTTCCTGGAGGTGCGAGATCTGACGATTGCGGTCGACACGCCCGCCGGCCCGCACTCACTGGTCGATGGGCTGAGCCTGGCGATAGACAGCGGTGAGATTCTGGGCTTGGTGGGAGAGAGCGGGTCGGGCAAGACGTTGACCGCCTTTGCGGTTGCCGGACTCCTGCCATCGTCCGTACGGGTCGCCGCCGGCGAAATCATTCGCGCCGGAGTGCGCGTGGACAGGCTGAGCGAAGCCCAGGGGCGGCCCATGCAGGGCCGTGACGTCGGCGTGGTGTTCCAGGATCCGCTGTCCTCCTTCAATCCGGTGCGGACGATTGGCTCGATCTTGATCGAATCTGTCCGGCGGCATCAGGGGTTGGGGGCGGACGAGGCCCGCGCTCGCGCGATCGTCGCGCTGCGGGACATGCGTCTGCCCGGTGAGAACGCCTCTATCGACTGTTATCCGCACATGCTGTCGGGTGGCCAGCGCCAGCGCGCCATGATCGCATTGGCGCTCATCAATCAGCCGGGCTTGCTGATCGCCGATGAACCGACGACGGCGCTTGATCCAACGGTTCAACTCCAGATTCTTGCCGTGCTCAAGCGCGCGAGCGCCGAACGCGCCTGCCTCCTCATCACCCATGATCTCGGCGTTGCCGCCGCCATTTGTGACAGGATCGCGGTGCTGAAAGACGGTCGGCTGCTGGAAACTGGTCCCACCGAGCGCATCCTTTCCGCGCCGGAGCATCCCTTTACCCGTGAACTTATCGACAGCGCTCCATCCCGGCGCAGCCTGATGG
This window contains:
- a CDS encoding M24 family metallopeptidase → MLINRERANEVMDRHGLDALVAVTPINIEYLSDYRGPLMRMGRLFYNYALLPRRAEAPAALIVNGIEYHRLARSPDATWMPNIRAYLHPIHKDRRDFDPDVEDPEAVDDVMRWPIRPEGISPSDEAYLSRIEAARGGHAANPLYALKQALRDAGLERAVIGCDDPRIGPWLEEIGMPDIEVRDALNIFREVRMVKSRDELDRLRAAARLNEQAMETVLAALSPGMTFAELQSIYNVEIARGGGRAIYLACGQLVPSQTTDVVVEGHSITFDALCELRGYHGDLGRVAICGEPSAELLQRMRAVEIGCEVAYKMIKPGVTGNAVTTALIDAIHKAGFPGYLFATPHSVGLEHSDHPLPVGPQLPGGQGEFVFLENMVFTIDMPYRELGWGAIHVEDQLRVTATGVEPFTSCDVSLRVKPGRPLSDVGS
- a CDS encoding FAD-dependent monooxygenase — translated: MTPVLIVGGGPVGLTLAIDLAHRGIKSIVIEERSEPMAHPKATLLGARSMELFRRWGMDRSVYDAAIPADNPYYIIFTTRLAGQELYRVQSPSIREMMTRDPVAAARFAEMRWSPYGKTQIGQQALEPVLLAKVAELGAFIDLRQGWRCERFTQDADGVTGHVVHIETDAKEDISALYLANCEGGVGPIRRQLGIRRNGRGKMRSNVSLFFRSKDFLEVHGRGLANLYFVFTPDCFGVFTAIDGEELWNFQYYFLDPARQAEPIDPEAILFRAMGKPFDFELLNITHWSHHQSVARKWRDDRVFLLGDSAHLFAPTGGVGMNTGIGDACDLAWKLEAVLKGWGGPRLLDSYERERKPIAVRNSIVSATNSDKTDMVMDETPEGIDLPGEAAALDRAELGRKIRWLSRQFSSAGVHLGYRYVASDIIVADGTLEPADDPSRLTPSTWPGSRAPHAWLDDGRSTLDLVGDIFVLLVLANETTELPSLIDAFAQAGVPVRVERIADPEIAALYEQPFVLVRPDGHVGWRGAGEPDDPAAIVRTLTGW
- a CDS encoding thiamine pyrophosphate-binding protein — protein: MSIDMISGGEAMAAECARQAVRTVFALSGAAHAQLLQALAKNGVRVVSTRHETGTVCAADGYARIARKPGLALIKEEQGLANAVTGILTAQKAGTPVVILVGCRPASATEVHHEGEDDPLAMVRPMAKWVHMAPNPERMAAFLAEAFHQASTGRPGVAILGIRQEFGRAMVSAAAPHPMSAPASPPAPEATAIAAAAAALCHAQRPMILAGGGAYRADAGPALRRLAARLGAPVLGHAQGRGLVPEDDMLGFGWPLAQVAAREADVVLCVGMRLGQRFNHGLAPRFSPDALFIQIDTVAEEFGRGRPIDIPIVADARLGTEALCEALGDGKPRDAGWVRHAMAARLARLAELEAEGNGPIHPLTLCRRLMDRWPEDAIYVGDGADIQNWMLGTLRLPRGGAFIDHYPFGSMGVGTPLALGASAAAREVAELTDAPPRPVILVTGDGSFGFYCAELNSAKLADLQLAVVVSNDGAWGTEKHGHIKLFNDSYNCELGQADYHLIAHAFDCGGERVDESGDIAGAIDRMLAAKLPYVLNVLTDPMAGAARKTDPRVVTVAFEDIVQPDGSSSSAVL
- a CDS encoding ABC transporter permease, yielding MTIRPHWTTLLMAIVAGFCLLVILFGGLIETVLDPRAMNLDWRLSPPLTHGFLLGSDAFGRDVAARMLAGLRWSVSIATLATLIASVIGVTLGLVAARRESWLSTLLRQITTFTQAFPAFVLAVTVIAILRGNGIQAVVLTLGLITWPVFARVAYAEGQAIFQREYVLAAAMMGMSRMRLYLRHVLPGLVPSLSVLIVFHFAEMIIAESALSFLGIGTPMGAPTWGVMLSESQTYIRDAPWLLIAPAGAIVTLIMTAHLFAQHLRTRAP
- a CDS encoding SDR family oxidoreductase → MTTILVTGASRGIGFEISRAFLRRGHHVIATCRDPDNAHDLQALEGVLEIHALDVGDPASIAHCADSLADRAIDILVNNAGIAYRDTRIGHLDYAAWRRVLDINLLAPVAVLEAFLPHLLRGEGRKAVAISSSLGSITRAGGGNYFYRTSKAALNMAMRSIGADLAQQGVTVAVVSPGFVDTDLTQALPVPKIPARESGDGLAAYIEAMTPEDGRRFLRFNGDELPW
- a CDS encoding ABC transporter ATP-binding protein, with product MTLQPFLEVRDLTIAVDTPAGPHSLVDGLSLAIDSGEILGLVGESGSGKTLTAFAVAGLLPSSVRVAAGEIIRAGVRVDRLSEAQGRPMQGRDVGVVFQDPLSSFNPVRTIGSILIESVRRHQGLGADEARARAIVALRDMRLPGENASIDCYPHMLSGGQRQRAMIALALINQPGLLIADEPTTALDPTVQLQILAVLKRASAERACLLITHDLGVAAAICDRIAVLKDGRLLETGPTERILSAPEHPFTRELIDSAPSRRSLMEKL
- a CDS encoding ABC transporter permease, producing MRNPGGVLSNLLRRAATGVRDLALVTLATTTVLFFLIRLTGDPSVMIAGESATPAQLAQVRAAYGFDRSLIEQYLVYAGKVLHFDMGVSLQDGQSAIHKVLQAYPATLMLAAAAITANIVISVPIGAWLGQSRGAAARVVRIALNVLQGMPGFVSALLLVNIFAVGLGWLPSVGYGRPETLILPVVSVVSFMAPKLIRVIEANTSAALRSNFVRTARSIGASNRQILWRHVLPNALLGAIALIGAEIAAMLTGLVIIETIFAWPGIGWLLVQSTLNLDFPVVQAIALVMVVSVFLANAATEALQTLADPRLRTKGRPE
- a CDS encoding nitrilase-related carbon-nitrogen hydrolase — its product is MITLVQEPWLASQIDDLTRVVAMACSADVPGTDRLLLLPLAQPEAGIDAAAALAALSALACNAGVHLAGATRWMVGDVARTEGFLIAPDGAILLRVGKTLPDLVAGYGEADVDLGRLRDFPVVVTPFGKIGLLVGEDILSPHLARMTAQVGGEIILNPAVERSDMFFEARQKARASRAYENLCLVLCASPSRAETAELGCERLPSATAAYDPAGLAIAASRGDESFVTLDPDVQSVRRRRNETYANFPVVVRTGLYAGGYSRFAAAEHGPIQSRTAWREEGMRRVAAQPRSSIEGRLDRYDVVLGQMDLMSVHDLGERDAVLDHNVERAIALVRGMARSPSVKLVVFPEFFMQGVVTGRPLDYWLKVSVRIDGPEMAKLQAFARDSSVFVSGMVYEFDPEWPERYFNTAFIIDDSGNLIHRYRKIHGADTGLLSLTTPGNIYTDYVARDGYDALFPVADTKIGKLGTVVCYDMNFPETARELARRGAEVIIHPTSEPHNARRHGWDIGRRTRAFENLAYVISCGTGGQYVAPGDAVPSPAKRGHSKIVRFDGRLEAVADGPGHLPLMGPVDLGSLRHARSDARRNLLVWDEPSAYAAAYAAAGQRGYPLDMWLDTPMREARQGLDVTRKVIRRYFDTGVFTEPEGVPVAEQDMGSMYGAVEKAK